DNA from Sorangium aterium:
TCGACATGCCATATTTGCATAATAAGCTATTTAATATTCTCACTCAAGTATACACGAGCAGCTTCAGCGCCCTGCTAATACCGGCACGACGATACATAGAATCCCAAAGTACACTCGATGAGCCTGAGACGTTAAACCCGAACGGAAAAGGGCTGATCCAACTTCTGTTCGTCTGCAGAAATAAAAGAAAATCATCGCCCGAGCGTCATTTTTACGACACGGTGCGACAATATTTTCGTGAAATATCAAATGGTTTCGACTTCGATTTGTCCTTGACCGGCGACAGCTCGATCAACATCGACTTCTATTCCAAGGAAGGTGCACACCCAGCAGACAACTGTGGACTTGGATTGCATGAGTTACTCGTCATTGTATCGTTTGCATTGTGGGAAAGCAAATCTGCGATATGTATCGAAGAGCCCGAGAATCACATGCACCCAGAGATGCAGAGGCGACTGCTATCGTTTTTTCGACATGTAACAAAAAAGCAGTTCTTTATCAGTACCCATTCTAACATATTCGTGAATAGCGCAGCCGTAGATAAGGTTTTCTTTACTTCGTACAAGAACGCGGCCGTTTACGTCGATGACGTTACGTCCAGAGCCACAGCGCTACATGATCTTGGGTATTCAGTCACTGATAATCTCGTGTCTGATCTGGTGATACTCGTCGAGGGTCCGACCGATGCCCCAGTTGTAGAAGAGTTCTTAGATAAGCTTGGTCTCGACGAACGTTTCACGATTAAGATTTGGCCGCTTGGCGGCGACATCATGGATCAGCTCGATCTATCCGTTTTTGGCGAGCGATACAAAGTCATTGCGCTGGTGGACCTAGACCCCGGCAGCAACGGTGTGCGCACGAGGTTCGCGAGTGCGTGCCAGCGTCTTGGCATAGAGGTATTTCGCCTGCAGCGCTACGCCATCGAAAACTACTTCAGTCTAGATTCCCTGCGCTCAGTGTTCAGTAGTCAGATTCCACAGACCATCA
Protein-coding regions in this window:
- a CDS encoding AAA family ATPase, which translates into the protein MNAHKGLQSRRFSGLGHINVICGRNNSGKSTVLEAISNSGAGIAATPESMIDAARGLARREQRHGGIEAHLWNAIEPIVLDAMKHVDTTKTNIFSENEIQDVVKSIIEASNKRVEELSESSQIDGQKKFALYIDMPYLHNKLFNILTQVYTSSFSALLIPARRYIESQSTLDEPETLNPNGKGLIQLLFVCRNKRKSSPERHFYDTVRQYFREISNGFDFDLSLTGDSSINIDFYSKEGAHPADNCGLGLHELLVIVSFALWESKSAICIEEPENHMHPEMQRRLLSFFRHVTKKQFFISTHSNIFVNSAAVDKVFFTSYKNAAVYVDDVTSRATALHDLGYSVTDNLVSDLVILVEGPTDAPVVEEFLDKLGLDERFTIKIWPLGGDIMDQLDLSVFGERYKVIALVDLDPGSNGVRTRFASACQRLGIEVFRLQRYAIENYFSLDSLRSVFSSQIPQTINEIRPDTPLKDQIGMSVKKNNRKIARAMRFDDVSGTDLGTFFRRVEQIVTSQ